The Penaeus monodon isolate SGIC_2016 unplaced genomic scaffold, NSTDA_Pmon_1 PmonScaffold_21516, whole genome shotgun sequence genomic interval CAAACGTTTCATAAAAACTACGGTTTATGCaaatatcttctcttctcttcgcttcttggTCATGACAGTACCTGGCTTGTGTTGCGCCTCGGAGTGGTTAGCCAGCTCCGGCGGGCAAGTGGACACGGGGGAGGTCAGTATTAGCTGTTTCAGGTCGTAGAAAAGGTGCGAATCGTCTTTGGTCAAGAAGGAAATAGCCTTGCCATGCTTACCAGCACGACCCGTCCTACCGATTCTGTGGGTATAATCCTCGATGTTCTTGGCCATGTCGTAGTTAATGACCAGCGACACGTCCTTGATATCGATACCTCGACCGGCGACGTCGGTGGCCACGAGGATATCCTTGGCACCGGATTTGAGGTTGGCCAAGGCGTGCTCACGCTGCTCCTGTCCTTTTCCTCCGTGGAGTGTGGTCGCGTTGTATCCCAGCTTCTCCAGACCTCGCGCTAACACGTCCGCGCCCTTCTTCTGGTTGACGAAGATCAGCACTGGAGGGGTAATGCCGCGCTTCAGGATGTCGAGCAGCTTCTTGCGCTTCTCCTGTTCGCTGACCATGTACACTATCTGTTCCACGCGCTCCACAGGCTTGCCAACCGAACCAATGTATACGTACGCCGGTCGACGCAGGTACTGCCTTGCCATCCTCTCTACTGCGGGAGGCATAGTAGCGGTAAACATGACagtttgtctgtatttgtgttttgaGAGGAAATTCTGAAGCAATTTATCCTCGTCTTCTGCATCGTCGTTATCCGGTTTCTCGTTAGTTACTGGCATGAATTTAAGGATTTTCTGGACGTCAGGCTCGAAACCCATGTCAATCATTTTGTCGGCCTCATCAAACACAACATATGTACACTGGTTCAGCACGAGATACCGGTTTTCTAGCACGTCCACAAGACGACCTGGCGTGGCAATAACGATCTCACAACCCATTCGCAACTTCATGCCCTGCTCTTCTCGAGACAAACCACCAATGACCGCAACAGTACGTATACCCAGAGGTCCACCAAACTTTGTTGTTTCCTCCTCAATCTTTGCGCCAACTCACGTGTTGGAGCCAGAACCAGGGCGTACGGACCCTGATCCGCATCCTCCAGGCGAGCAATCTTTGGCAAAGACTGAATCCATTCCAGGAGAGGAATTAGGAAGGCCAAAGTCTTACCTGAACCCGTCTCGGCCACACCAATGATATCTCGATTCTGCAGGCCGATGGGAATGGCCTGCCGCTGAATGGGCGTATGATCTGTGTACCCCCCGCTGGAAATGATATCCAggatttctttctttatgttgGATTCAGACCCTTTTCTGATGGGGTTGGGAATGCGCCCGCCCTTAATAGCGATATTGTAATCCTCCCTGAAAATACGCCAATCTCGCTCCGTCATCTGTTCTGGCACTTTCTCGCTCCAGTGCCGGTCTCCcatctcttcttatcttccttcttctgctccttcttcatGCGAATGATCTCCTGGTCCTTGTCGGCCTGAGTGCGGCGATGCTCGATGTAATTCCCGTAGAACTTCGACTGGACCTTCTTCTGCTCCTTCAGATCCAACCCTCCGAAGTGTCCCCGGCCGAAAAAGTGTACGAGATGCTTGTTAATATAAAGCTCATTGTAGTCCACGGACGTGTCCTCGCCGGCATCCCAGTCGAAGACAAACTTACGGTCGTTCAGTCTGCggaccttcttcttcttctttacgatGCCCAAGTACCTCTCGTTGACCGCATCTCTCTCcagctgcttcttcttctccaacTCCAGGTCTTCTTTGTTCTCTCGGGGCTCACGGTCTCTCCTGTGGCGGTCACGTTCCCGAGGGTCTTCCTGTCGGAGGGCCTGCTCGAGCTCACGCCGCCCTTCTTGGTACATCTGTTCGCGACTCTTCCGCTCATCATCCTGCTTCTTCCGCATCTCCTCAACCTGGCAAGGAAATTGGGACGGTAAGGCTCTGATGACTGGCAATTTTAACTACACGATCAGTAACAGGAAGAGTATAAATAAGagtagatgtctatatatatatatatatatatatatatatatatatatatatatatatatatatatatatatatatatatatatatatatatatatattatatataattatatatatatatcacattagaattatatatatatatatctttttatataattgttcactaaaatattataatctattatattctaatatactatatactatatctaatatatctataaaatatatatattatcatatcttctatatatatatttaaaaatatatcgatataatgatatgatagtagatatagataaaattatagatagatatagatatagtataatagatagatcctctagtagatagatatagtagatagactatagattagatagatagagatatagatatagatagatatagatagatatgatagatatagatagataatagatatagatagatattatagatatagatagatattatagatatagatatagatagatagatagatagatagatagatagatagatagatatttatattatattatatctcatatatcttatctatatattatattatatatatttatatgtatatatatatttatatgtatatatatatttatatgtatatatatatttatgtttttatatattattttatatgtttttatatatatatttatatgtttttattattatattttattctctttatatatttatctatatatctatctaattatattatatatatatatatatatacttaatatatatatatttatatctatatatatctatatatatatatatatatatcatctatatatattatatatatatatatatatatatactcatatcataatcttatactctatctatatatatatatattctatt includes:
- the LOC119570067 gene encoding LOW QUALITY PROTEIN: probable ATP-dependent RNA helicase DDX23 (The sequence of the model RefSeq protein was modified relative to this genomic sequence to represent the inferred CDS: inserted 2 bases in 2 codons); translated protein: MRKKQDDERKSREQMYQEGRRELEQALRQEDPRERDRHRRDREPRENKEDLELEKKKQLERDAVNERYLGIVKKKKKVRRLNDRKFVFDWDAGEDTSVDYNELYINKHLVHFFGRGHFGGLDLKEQKKVQSKFYGNYIEHRRTQADKDQEIIRMKKEQKKEDKXEMGDRHWSEKVPEQMTERDWRIFREDYNIAIKGGRIPNPIRKGSESNIKKEILDIISSGGYTDHTPIQRQAIPIGLQNRDIIGVAETGSGKTLAFLIPLLEWIQSLPKIARLEDADQGPYALVLAPTRELAQXIEEETTKFGGPLGIRTVAVIGGLSREEQGMKLRMGCEIVIATPGRLVDVLENRYLVLNQCTYVVFDEADKMIDMGFEPDVQKILKFMPVTNEKPDNDDAEDEDKLLQNFLSKHKYRQTVMFTATMPPAVERMARQYLRRPAYVYIGSVGKPVERVEQIVYMVSEQEKRKKLLDILKRGITPPVLIFVNQKKGADVLARGLEKLGYNATTLHGGKGQEQREHALANLKSGAKDILVATDVAGRGIDIKDVSLVINYDMAKNIEDYTHRIGRTGRAGKHGKAISFLTKDDSHLFYDLKQLILTSPVSTCPPELANHSEAQHKPGTVMTKKRREEKIFA